A region from the Acyrthosiphon pisum isolate AL4f chromosome A1, pea_aphid_22Mar2018_4r6ur, whole genome shotgun sequence genome encodes:
- the LOC100164404 gene encoding protein XRP2-like isoform X1 produces MGCFCCKTTGAAKEPKKLVYSWVERKHLDPADYVMENLNGCTAYKSPGSIGGQQFVVRNCQDSNIYLLDHTGSVTVDDCQRCTIVLGPTKQSVFVRDTIHSTVVVACGQFRVRDCTSLKISLFCSTQPVIESSRELQFSCYQFYYNQLADQFVKADLNIWNNNWRTVYDYTWNEGDNWVVNEEPIFVQLSEELHKYGITNESEKSIVPLTKCNQQSGENCFVAFACGTEASRFVQALQSHETDLLLIKCNYSDGKDEKVFQERAKIFGNKKVETIIGLQIQGPHAISKCSAILANDFPQFITMISKTDTEAKELIKVFFHIFESEFQP; encoded by the exons ATGGGATGTTTCTGTTGCAAAACCACTGGGGCTGCCAAAGAGCCAAAAAAACTGGTGTACTCATG GGTTGAACGAAAACACTTGGACCCTGCGGATTATGTAATGGAAAATTTGAACGGCTGCACGGCGTATAAGTCTCCAGGGTCAATTGGCGGCCAACAATTTGTTGTACGCAATTGTCAGGACTCCAATATTTACTTGCTGGACCATACTGGTTCAGTAACTGTGGATGATTGTCAGAGATGCACAATTGTGCTAGGACCAACCAAacaaag cgtTTTTGTGAGGGATACAATTCATTCAACAGTGGTAGTTGCCTGTGGTCAGTTTAGAGTTCGTGACTGCACATCCTTAAAGATTTCATTGTTTTGTTCTACTCAGCCGGTGATAGAGTCCAGTCGAGAATTGCAATTCAGTTGTTACCAGTTTTATTACAACCAATTGGCTG ATCAATTTGTCAAAGCCGATCTTAATATATGGAATAACAATTGGAGAACCGTGTACGATTATACATGGAACGAAGGTGACAATTGGGTGGTAAATGAAGAGCCCATATTTGTCCAGTTATCTGAAGAATTACACAA GTATGGAATTACCAATGAATCCGAAAAATCAATTGTGCCCCTCACCAAATGTAATCAACAGTCTGGAGAAAATTGCTTTGTTGCTTTTGCATGTGGAACTGAAGCTTCACGTTTTGTACAAGCTTTACAATcacat GAAACAGATTTATTGCtaataaaatgcaattataGTGATGGCAAAGATGAAAAAGTGTTCCAAGAACGAGCCAAAATATTTGGgaataaaaaagttgaaaccATTATTGGATTACAAATACAGGGGCCACATGCTATAAGCAAATGTTCAGCG atTTTAGCTAATGATTTTCCTCAGTTCATAACAATGATCAGTAAAACGGACACTGAAGCGAAAGAACTAATTAAGGTGTTTTTCCACATATTTGAGAGTGAATTTCAACCATAA
- the LOC100164404 gene encoding protein XRP2-like isoform X2 — protein MIRVERKHLDPADYVMENLNGCTAYKSPGSIGGQQFVVRNCQDSNIYLLDHTGSVTVDDCQRCTIVLGPTKQSVFVRDTIHSTVVVACGQFRVRDCTSLKISLFCSTQPVIESSRELQFSCYQFYYNQLADQFVKADLNIWNNNWRTVYDYTWNEGDNWVVNEEPIFVQLSEELHKYGITNESEKSIVPLTKCNQQSGENCFVAFACGTEASRFVQALQSHETDLLLIKCNYSDGKDEKVFQERAKIFGNKKVETIIGLQIQGPHAISKCSAILANDFPQFITMISKTDTEAKELIKVFFHIFESEFQP, from the exons atgattag GGTTGAACGAAAACACTTGGACCCTGCGGATTATGTAATGGAAAATTTGAACGGCTGCACGGCGTATAAGTCTCCAGGGTCAATTGGCGGCCAACAATTTGTTGTACGCAATTGTCAGGACTCCAATATTTACTTGCTGGACCATACTGGTTCAGTAACTGTGGATGATTGTCAGAGATGCACAATTGTGCTAGGACCAACCAAacaaag cgtTTTTGTGAGGGATACAATTCATTCAACAGTGGTAGTTGCCTGTGGTCAGTTTAGAGTTCGTGACTGCACATCCTTAAAGATTTCATTGTTTTGTTCTACTCAGCCGGTGATAGAGTCCAGTCGAGAATTGCAATTCAGTTGTTACCAGTTTTATTACAACCAATTGGCTG ATCAATTTGTCAAAGCCGATCTTAATATATGGAATAACAATTGGAGAACCGTGTACGATTATACATGGAACGAAGGTGACAATTGGGTGGTAAATGAAGAGCCCATATTTGTCCAGTTATCTGAAGAATTACACAA GTATGGAATTACCAATGAATCCGAAAAATCAATTGTGCCCCTCACCAAATGTAATCAACAGTCTGGAGAAAATTGCTTTGTTGCTTTTGCATGTGGAACTGAAGCTTCACGTTTTGTACAAGCTTTACAATcacat GAAACAGATTTATTGCtaataaaatgcaattataGTGATGGCAAAGATGAAAAAGTGTTCCAAGAACGAGCCAAAATATTTGGgaataaaaaagttgaaaccATTATTGGATTACAAATACAGGGGCCACATGCTATAAGCAAATGTTCAGCG atTTTAGCTAATGATTTTCCTCAGTTCATAACAATGATCAGTAAAACGGACACTGAAGCGAAAGAACTAATTAAGGTGTTTTTCCACATATTTGAGAGTGAATTTCAACCATAA
- the LOC100166417 gene encoding vesicle transport through interaction with t-SNAREs homolog 1A, whose protein sequence is MENKLLADYEQQFGVTSAEITSKISRLGHIASNDRNDYIKEIERNLDEVHDLLEQMDLSVKESDVSVRAKLHNRVASYRAELHRLAKEFARAKCTVNIDLEDDNNFAESEDVTSEQKQRLLYTSERLNQSGIQLDNTYRIAVETEEIGSQILTDLNRQRETMHNSFNRLRDANADLGRSTRMINAIIVRSRQHKIILFGVMAAFCFLLIFAFYRSFL, encoded by the exons ATGGAAAA CAAATTATTAGCCGACTACGAACAGCAGTTTGGTGTGACCAGTGCTGAGATCACATCGAAAATCAGCAGACTTGGCCATATAGCGAGCA ACGATAGAAATGACTACATCAAAGAAATCGAACGAAACCTCGACGAGGTGCATGATTtg ttgGAACAAATGGACCTGTCGGTCAAAGAATCCGATGTGTCTGTACGCGCTAAACTGCACAATCGAGTAGCTAGTTACAGGGCAGAACTGCACAGATTAGCAAAGGAGTTTGCCCGAGCAAAATGTACGGTCAACATTgatttag aagatgataataattttgctGAAAGTGAAGATGTAACTTCAGAACAAAAACAGAGGCTACTGTATACGTCTGAACGTCTAAACCAATCAGGAATACAATTGGATAATACTTATCGTATTGCCGTTGAGACTGAAGAAATTGGTTCACAAATACTGACAGATTTAAATCGCCAACGAGAAACTATGCATAACTCTTTTAATAGG CTCAGAGATGCAAATGCAGACCTTGGTAGAAGCACCCGAATGATAAATGCCATAATTGTTCGTTCCAGACAACACAAAATCATACTCTTTGGTGTTATGGCAGCATTTTGTTTTCTCTTGATCTTTGCATTTTACCGTTCATTCCTTTGA
- the LOC115033668 gene encoding DNA-directed RNA polymerase II subunit RPB1-like — translation MLSNASYSPFSLQHTPNAGGTQYNQSYGTSLSVCSPNSFSIASPRYSPTSPTYSSGVGS, via the exons atgctttCAAATGCTTCTTATTCTCCATTTTCTCTACAACATACACCAAATGCTGGaggtacacaatataatcaGTCATACGGTACTAGTTTGTCTGTTTGTTCACCTAACAGTTTTTCGATTGCAAGTCCAAG gtattctCCTACTTCGCCGACATATTCATCTGGTGTTGGAAGttga